A genomic window from Streptomyces sp. WMMC940 includes:
- a CDS encoding phosphoribosylanthranilate isomerase, producing the protein MGTPLFVKVCGLRTERDVDTAVEAGADAIGFVFAASPRRIDAGTARRLAARVPDGVLTVGVFRDQPLDSVRALLGETGMRAVQLHGQEDLAYFDALRPDGRTLIRGVAVRGAVPRYGERGEDVLLLDAPVPGAGETWDRSGKQLPAPGRRWLLAGGLDPHNVADAVRTARPWGVDVSSGIEVSRGVKSPELITAFIAAARGASTVS; encoded by the coding sequence ATGGGCACACCCCTGTTCGTCAAGGTCTGCGGTCTGCGCACGGAACGGGACGTGGACACCGCCGTCGAGGCCGGAGCCGACGCCATCGGCTTCGTCTTCGCCGCGAGTCCGCGGCGCATCGACGCCGGTACCGCGCGGCGCCTCGCCGCCCGAGTGCCCGACGGCGTACTGACGGTCGGCGTCTTCCGCGACCAGCCGCTCGATTCCGTCCGCGCCCTGCTGGGCGAGACCGGCATGCGCGCCGTGCAACTGCACGGCCAGGAGGACCTCGCGTACTTCGACGCCCTGCGTCCGGACGGCCGCACCCTGATCCGGGGGGTCGCCGTCAGGGGCGCGGTACCGCGGTACGGCGAGCGCGGCGAGGACGTCCTCCTGCTCGACGCGCCCGTGCCCGGCGCGGGCGAGACCTGGGACCGCAGCGGCAAGCAGCTCCCGGCCCCCGGCCGGCGCTGGCTGCTCGCCGGTGGACTCGACCCGCACAACGTCGCGGACGCGGTGCGCACGGCCCGCCCCTGGGGCGTGGACGTCTCCAGCGGCATCGAGGTCAGCCGCGGGGTGAAGAGCCCCGAACTGATCACGGCGTTCATCGCGGCAGCGCGCGGCGCCTCGACGGTGTCCTGA
- a CDS encoding GNAT family N-acetyltransferase encodes MLRGGKVGLRARYEDDIPILRAELYDDVVNASRAESGPWRPITPGAKDPRLVVDDEEQGSVPFSVVELDGGTLVGTATLWGIDDHNRSAHIGLGLLPSARGKGYGTDVVAVLCHYGFVVRGLQRLQIETLSDNEAMLRSAERNGFVREGVLRSSAWVMGEFLDEVLLGLLVRDWKQGPQVRTAVRPAGAGRAAAEGG; translated from the coding sequence ATGCTACGAGGCGGCAAAGTCGGGCTCAGGGCCCGGTACGAGGACGACATCCCGATCCTGCGGGCAGAGCTCTACGACGACGTGGTCAACGCCTCGCGGGCCGAAAGCGGGCCGTGGCGGCCGATCACGCCCGGCGCGAAGGATCCGCGGCTCGTGGTGGACGACGAGGAGCAGGGGAGCGTCCCGTTCTCCGTGGTGGAGCTGGACGGCGGCACACTGGTCGGCACCGCGACGCTGTGGGGCATCGACGACCACAACCGGTCCGCGCACATCGGGCTGGGGCTGCTGCCGTCCGCCCGCGGCAAGGGCTACGGCACCGACGTGGTCGCGGTGCTCTGTCACTACGGTTTCGTCGTGCGCGGCCTGCAGCGGCTGCAGATCGAGACGCTGTCCGACAACGAGGCGATGCTGCGCTCCGCCGAGCGCAACGGCTTCGTCCGCGAGGGCGTACTGCGCTCCTCGGCCTGGGTGATGGGCGAGTTCCTGGACGAGGTGCTGCTCGGCCTCCTCGTCCGGGACTGGAAGCAGGGCCCGCAGGTCCGGACCGCCGTCCGGCCGGCAGGTGCGGGGCGCGCAGCGGCCGAGGGCGGCTGA
- a CDS encoding LysE family translocator encodes MVSIDRLSAFAAMSLLLIVIPGPSVLFVIGRALAQGRRAALTTVVGNTLGACLLVVTVALGIGTAVERSVLVFTALKLAGAAYLVYLGVKAVRERRSLQSAITAGGPGQGSARTLWEGFAVGVANPKTIVFFAAVLPQFVDRESGHVVLQMLLLGLVFNVIALVSDSAWGLVAATTRSWFARSPQRLAVIGGAGGLTMIGLGVTVAATGRED; translated from the coding sequence ATGGTGTCCATCGACCGTCTTTCGGCCTTCGCGGCCATGTCGTTACTGCTGATCGTCATCCCGGGCCCCAGCGTGCTGTTCGTCATCGGGCGCGCACTGGCGCAGGGGCGCCGTGCCGCGCTGACCACGGTCGTCGGGAACACGCTGGGCGCCTGTCTGCTCGTCGTGACCGTCGCCCTCGGGATCGGCACCGCCGTGGAGCGGTCCGTCCTCGTGTTCACGGCGCTGAAGCTCGCGGGCGCCGCGTATCTGGTGTACCTCGGGGTCAAGGCGGTACGGGAGCGGCGGTCCCTGCAGTCCGCGATCACGGCGGGCGGCCCGGGGCAGGGGAGTGCTCGGACGCTGTGGGAGGGGTTCGCGGTCGGGGTGGCGAACCCGAAGACGATCGTGTTCTTCGCCGCCGTGCTGCCGCAGTTCGTGGACCGCGAGTCCGGGCACGTCGTCCTGCAGATGCTGCTGCTGGGGCTGGTCTTCAACGTCATCGCGCTGGTCTCCGACAGTGCCTGGGGCCTGGTCGCGGCGACCACGCGAAGCTGGTTCGCCCGGTCGCCGCAGCGGCTCGCCGTGATCGGCGGGGCCGGCGGACTCACGATGATCGGCCTCGGTGTCACCGTCGCGGCGACGGGCCGCGAGGACTGA
- a CDS encoding enoyl-CoA hydratase/isomerase family protein, with the protein MPVSEPEPVTRGVLHRTENGVSWITLDRPEVMNAVTWDQRERIITLLADATADPDVRAVVITATGKGFCAGADLRGEHPGTSAIGDPAPGNSESANSAPGSPSAGGDPAPASSASPSAGGQEHVPANSAPGSPSAGGRERVPGDVARMIRLGAQRFISAVLDCEKPVIAAVNGTAAGIGAHLAFACDLVLAAESARFIEVFVRRGLVPDGGGAYLLPRLVGPQRAKELMFFGEALSAADAERMGLVNRVVAADELERTARAWAERLAHGPTRALALTKQLVNASLDVDRAAAFAAEASAVEIAMTTRDANEGVAGFVERRAPEYRGR; encoded by the coding sequence GTGCCGGTGAGCGAGCCGGAGCCGGTGACGCGCGGTGTACTGCACCGCACGGAGAACGGCGTCTCGTGGATCACACTCGACCGGCCCGAGGTGATGAACGCCGTTACCTGGGACCAGCGCGAGCGGATCATCACGCTCCTCGCGGACGCCACCGCCGATCCGGACGTCCGGGCGGTCGTGATCACCGCGACGGGCAAGGGCTTCTGCGCCGGCGCGGACCTGCGCGGTGAGCATCCCGGGACATCCGCGATCGGGGACCCCGCTCCCGGGAATTCCGAGTCCGCCAATTCCGCGCCCGGTTCGCCCTCGGCGGGCGGGGATCCCGCGCCCGCGAGCTCCGCTTCGCCCTCAGCGGGCGGGCAGGAGCACGTACCCGCGAATTCCGCGCCCGGTTCGCCCTCGGCGGGCGGGCGGGAGCGCGTGCCCGGCGACGTGGCCCGGATGATCCGGCTCGGCGCGCAGCGGTTCATCTCCGCCGTCCTGGACTGCGAGAAGCCGGTGATCGCCGCCGTCAACGGCACGGCGGCCGGCATCGGCGCCCATCTGGCCTTCGCCTGCGACCTGGTCCTGGCCGCCGAATCCGCGCGCTTCATCGAGGTGTTCGTACGGCGCGGGCTCGTCCCGGACGGGGGCGGGGCGTATCTTCTGCCGCGACTGGTCGGACCGCAGCGCGCGAAGGAGCTGATGTTCTTCGGGGAGGCGCTGTCCGCGGCCGACGCCGAGCGGATGGGGCTGGTCAACCGGGTCGTCGCGGCGGACGAACTGGAGAGGACCGCACGCGCGTGGGCCGAGCGCCTGGCCCACGGCCCGACCCGCGCCCTCGCGCTCACCAAACAGCTGGTGAACGCCTCGCTCGACGTCGACCGCGCCGCCGCCTTCGCGGCGGAGGCGTCGGCGGTGGAGATCGCCATGACGACGCGGGACGCCAACGAGGGCGTGGCGGGCTTCGTGGAGCGCCGGGCGCCGGAGTACCGGGGACGATAG
- a CDS encoding acetate--CoA ligase family protein, giving the protein MLGSTHGTLTTDLRARVVACGQQTGAAVRGVTAGEGDLDVSGRPLYAPVPDLDRFFRPEAVAVVGASDADGRPNTGITRRLIAWSERVGARLHPVHPTRTAVFGLPCVPSVAELPGPVDLAVLLVGDPLPVIEELGQAKVKFAVAFASGFAETGEAGADAQRRLAAAVERTGLRLLGPNTNLNAFERFRDDLEGPAIALVTQSGHQGRPVFALQELGVRLSHWAPTGNEADLETADFISYFSGRPEVGAIACYVEGLKDGRSFLLAADRAARSRVPVVAVKVGRTEAGARTAASHTGKLTGADRVVDAAMRQYGVIRVDGLDELQDTAALLARARRPAADGVVVYSISGGTGAHFADLATAAGLRLPPLSADRQAELHQWIPEYLSVANPVDNGGHPVGDWRGRRIIDAILADPGVGVLICPITGPFPPMSDKLAQDLVDAAETTDKLVCVVWGSPVGTEDAYRTTLLGSSRVATFRTFGNCITAVKAYFDHHRFTTCYRSPFDEAPRTLSPSFRKAQALLRPGHRLSEHAAKQLLRAYGIRVPREQLVTSAAAAVRAAGLVGYPVVMKASAPQLAHKTELGLVKIGLTSASQVRDSYRELTDIARYEGVDLDGVLVCQMVERGVEMVVGVTRDELFGPTVTVGLGGVLVEVLRDVAVRVPPFGEDQARSMLAELRGRALLDGVRGGPPVDVDALVEVVLRVQRMALELGGDLSELDINPLMVLPRGQGAVALDALAVCR; this is encoded by the coding sequence ATGCTTGGATCAACCCACGGCACCTTGACCACCGACCTCCGCGCCCGAGTGGTGGCCTGCGGGCAGCAGACCGGGGCGGCCGTCCGCGGCGTCACCGCGGGCGAGGGCGATCTCGACGTCAGCGGCCGTCCGCTGTACGCGCCCGTACCCGATCTCGACCGCTTCTTCCGGCCCGAGGCGGTCGCCGTCGTCGGCGCCTCCGACGCGGACGGCCGGCCCAACACCGGGATCACCCGCCGGCTGATCGCCTGGTCCGAGCGCGTCGGGGCGAGACTGCACCCGGTCCACCCGACCCGTACCGCCGTCTTCGGTCTGCCGTGTGTGCCGTCCGTCGCGGAACTGCCCGGGCCCGTGGACCTCGCCGTGCTCCTCGTCGGCGACCCGCTGCCCGTCATCGAGGAACTCGGCCAGGCGAAGGTGAAGTTCGCCGTGGCCTTCGCGTCGGGGTTCGCCGAGACCGGCGAGGCCGGCGCCGACGCCCAGCGACGGCTCGCCGCCGCGGTGGAGCGGACCGGGCTGCGGCTGCTCGGCCCGAACACCAACCTCAACGCCTTCGAGCGGTTCCGCGACGATCTCGAAGGCCCCGCCATCGCACTGGTCACCCAGTCCGGCCACCAGGGCCGCCCCGTCTTCGCCCTGCAGGAACTCGGCGTACGGCTCTCCCACTGGGCGCCGACGGGCAACGAGGCCGACCTGGAGACCGCGGACTTCATCTCGTACTTCTCCGGGCGGCCCGAGGTCGGGGCGATCGCCTGCTACGTGGAGGGCCTCAAGGACGGCCGCTCGTTCCTGCTCGCCGCGGACCGGGCCGCCCGCAGCCGCGTCCCGGTCGTCGCGGTCAAGGTGGGCCGCACCGAGGCGGGCGCCCGGACGGCCGCCTCGCACACCGGCAAACTCACCGGCGCGGACCGGGTCGTGGACGCGGCGATGCGCCAGTACGGGGTGATCCGCGTCGACGGCCTCGACGAACTCCAGGACACCGCGGCCCTCCTGGCCCGGGCCCGCAGGCCCGCCGCCGACGGGGTCGTCGTCTACTCGATCTCCGGCGGCACGGGCGCCCATTTCGCGGACCTCGCCACCGCGGCCGGGCTGCGGCTGCCCCCGCTGTCCGCGGACCGCCAGGCCGAACTGCACCAGTGGATACCGGAATACCTGAGCGTCGCCAACCCGGTCGACAACGGCGGGCACCCCGTCGGCGACTGGCGCGGCCGGAGGATCATCGACGCGATCCTCGCCGACCCCGGCGTCGGGGTGCTGATCTGCCCGATCACCGGCCCCTTCCCACCCATGAGCGACAAGCTCGCCCAGGATCTGGTGGACGCGGCGGAGACCACGGACAAGCTGGTGTGCGTGGTGTGGGGTTCACCGGTCGGGACGGAGGACGCGTACCGGACGACACTGCTCGGCTCGTCCCGGGTCGCGACCTTCCGCACGTTCGGCAACTGCATCACCGCGGTCAAGGCGTACTTCGACCACCACCGCTTCACCACCTGCTACCGCTCCCCCTTCGACGAGGCGCCCCGCACCCTCTCCCCCTCCTTCCGCAAGGCACAGGCACTGCTCCGACCCGGCCACCGGCTCAGCGAGCACGCGGCGAAGCAGCTGCTGCGCGCGTACGGGATCCGGGTTCCGCGCGAGCAGTTGGTGACCAGCGCGGCGGCCGCCGTCCGGGCGGCGGGGCTGGTCGGCTATCCGGTGGTGATGAAGGCGTCCGCGCCGCAGCTCGCGCACAAGACGGAGCTGGGCCTGGTGAAGATCGGACTGACGTCGGCCAGTCAGGTCCGCGACTCGTACCGCGAACTGACCGACATCGCCCGGTACGAGGGCGTGGACCTGGACGGCGTCCTCGTCTGCCAGATGGTCGAGCGCGGGGTCGAGATGGTCGTCGGCGTGACGCGGGACGAGCTGTTCGGGCCCACGGTGACGGTCGGTCTCGGCGGGGTGCTCGTGGAAGTGCTGCGGGACGTGGCGGTGCGGGTCCCGCCGTTCGGCGAGGACCAGGCGCGCTCGATGCTCGCCGAACTGCGCGGGCGAGCCCTGCTCGACGGGGTCAGGGGCGGGCCTCCCGTCGACGTGGACGCGCTCGTCGAAGTCGTCCTGCGGGTCCAGCGGATGGCGTTGGAGCTCGGCGGGGACCTCTCCGAACTGGACATCAACCCGCTGATGGTGCTGCCCCGAGGCCAGGGCGCGGTGGCACTGGACGCGCTGGCGGTGTGCCGGTGA
- a CDS encoding flavin-containing monooxygenase, with amino-acid sequence MPDHRAIDLTNDRPVYVIGAGPGGLAVAAALRERGVRAVVLEKSDTVGASWRGHYDRLRLHTTRRLSGLPGLPMPRRFGRWVARDDVVRYLEKYAEFHELELVTGVEVSRIEPEGPDWVLHASGGRRLTGRAVVVATGFNHTPRMPDWPGRDTYTGDLLHASAYRNPSPYTGKDVLVVGVGNTGAEIAADLAGAGASRVRLAVRTAPHIVRRSTAGWPAQRTGILVRRLPVRLVDAAGRLLARVAVPDLSEHGLPRPRAGLYTRVRQGAIPVQDVGLIDAVRGGTVEPVAAVESFDDGKVVLADGSRISPDAVIAATGYHRALEPLLGHLGVLDDRGRPAVHGGRTPREAPGLYFTGFTNPISGMLREMALDARKIAKALSK; translated from the coding sequence ATGCCCGACCACAGAGCCATCGACCTCACCAACGACCGCCCCGTGTACGTCATCGGGGCCGGACCCGGCGGACTCGCCGTCGCCGCCGCACTGCGGGAGCGCGGGGTGAGAGCGGTCGTCCTGGAGAAGTCGGACACCGTCGGGGCGTCGTGGCGCGGGCACTACGACCGGCTGCGGCTGCACACGACCCGGCGCCTGTCGGGGCTGCCCGGTCTGCCCATGCCTCGCCGCTTCGGGCGCTGGGTCGCCCGGGACGACGTGGTCCGTTACCTGGAGAAGTACGCCGAGTTCCACGAGCTGGAGCTGGTGACGGGCGTGGAGGTGTCCAGGATCGAGCCCGAGGGCCCGGACTGGGTGCTCCACGCGAGCGGCGGGCGCCGGCTCACCGGGCGGGCCGTCGTCGTGGCGACCGGGTTCAACCACACCCCCCGCATGCCGGACTGGCCCGGACGGGACACGTACACGGGCGACCTGCTGCACGCCTCGGCGTACCGCAACCCTTCCCCCTACACGGGCAAGGACGTGCTCGTCGTCGGGGTCGGCAACACGGGTGCGGAGATAGCGGCGGACCTGGCCGGGGCCGGGGCCTCGCGGGTGCGCCTGGCGGTGCGGACCGCGCCGCACATCGTCCGCCGTTCGACCGCCGGCTGGCCGGCGCAGCGCACGGGGATCCTCGTCCGGCGGCTGCCGGTGCGGCTGGTGGACGCGGCGGGCCGGCTGCTGGCCCGGGTCGCCGTGCCGGATCTGTCCGAGCACGGTCTGCCGCGCCCGAGGGCGGGCCTGTACACCCGGGTCCGGCAGGGCGCCATCCCGGTGCAGGACGTGGGCCTGATCGACGCGGTCCGCGGCGGGACGGTGGAGCCTGTCGCCGCCGTCGAGTCGTTCGACGACGGCAAGGTGGTCCTGGCGGACGGCTCCCGCATATCGCCGGACGCGGTCATCGCGGCCACCGGCTACCACCGCGCACTGGAACCGCTGCTGGGGCATCTCGGTGTACTGGACGACCGTGGCCGGCCGGCCGTCCACGGCGGCCGGACCCCTCGCGAGGCCCCGGGCCTGTACTTCACGGGCTTCACCAACCCGATCAGCGGGATGCTCCGCGAGATGGCGCTGGACGCGCGGAAGATCGCCAAGGCCCTGTCGAAGTGA
- a CDS encoding DoxX family protein: MRTIWLTGAEWLAVLRIGLGLWWLESWRHKDRKGWLQRGTGIAWASDIAAKHRWTAVRSGFDRIVAPRPRVMAYVVVHAELALGLGLITGFLTPIALIGGLVLNLLYLVLMIHDWAEQGQNAMMALISLVALLAMSWQAWSLDSALGLFP, from the coding sequence ATGCGGACGATCTGGCTCACCGGCGCCGAATGGCTCGCCGTCCTGCGCATCGGCCTCGGCCTGTGGTGGCTGGAGAGCTGGCGGCACAAGGACAGGAAGGGCTGGCTCCAGCGCGGCACCGGCATCGCCTGGGCCTCCGACATCGCCGCCAAGCACCGCTGGACGGCGGTCAGGTCCGGCTTCGACCGGATCGTGGCCCCGCGTCCCAGAGTGATGGCGTACGTCGTCGTCCACGCCGAACTGGCCCTCGGCCTCGGGCTGATCACCGGCTTTCTCACCCCGATCGCCCTGATCGGAGGACTGGTCCTCAATCTCCTCTACCTGGTCCTGATGATCCACGACTGGGCCGAGCAGGGGCAGAACGCGATGATGGCGCTGATCTCGCTCGTCGCACTGCTCGCCATGTCGTGGCAGGCGTGGTCCCTCGACAGCGCGCTGGGACTCTTCCCGTGA
- a CDS encoding Zn-ribbon domain-containing OB-fold protein — MTAPARTGSSADRTVSLPHRTAATPDVDDFTRPWWDAAAEGRLLVRRCGACGRAHHYPREFCPHCWSDDVAWEPVSGRATLYTWSVVHRNDLPPFDARTPYTAAVVDLAEGPRMMTEIVECAEADLRIGMELEVAFREEGGGVVVPVFRPVP, encoded by the coding sequence GTGACGGCTCCCGCCCGGACCGGGTCTTCGGCTGACCGGACCGTCTCCCTCCCACACAGGACCGCGGCGACCCCGGACGTCGACGACTTCACCCGCCCCTGGTGGGACGCCGCGGCCGAGGGCCGGCTGCTGGTCCGCCGCTGCGGCGCGTGCGGCCGCGCCCACCACTATCCGCGCGAGTTCTGCCCGCACTGCTGGAGCGACGACGTCGCCTGGGAGCCGGTGAGCGGCCGGGCGACGCTCTACACCTGGTCCGTCGTGCACCGCAACGACCTGCCGCCCTTCGACGCCCGCACGCCCTACACCGCCGCCGTCGTCGATCTCGCGGAGGGCCCGCGGATGATGACCGAGATCGTCGAGTGCGCGGAGGCGGACCTGCGGATCGGGATGGAGCTGGAGGTGGCCTTCCGGGAGGAGGGCGGGGGAGTGGTGGTGCCGGTGTTCCGGCCGGTGCCGTAG
- a CDS encoding helix-turn-helix domain-containing protein, whose translation MGELVKLFRGLADMTQRDLAERLLMSESLLGAYERAERIPTTAFLVEADAALGAKGVLASCVAMMEEEKYSPKFLSWVRTVVDAASFSAYETMVVPGLLQTPAYARALYEVRVPTYEPEETDRYVEARLELQAMLDRKPRPTISYVVEESAFLRPIGGEAVLKEQLRHLIESVRARNHLTVQVMPTQRSVHAGLHGPLQLLSTLEGRNLGLAEGHGGDTLISKPEEVNRLIDLFGVLRAQALTPWDSVDLIERMAAKL comes from the coding sequence GTGGGCGAACTGGTCAAGCTGTTCCGGGGCCTCGCGGACATGACGCAGCGGGACCTGGCGGAGCGATTGCTGATGTCGGAGTCGCTGCTGGGCGCGTACGAGCGGGCCGAGCGGATCCCGACGACGGCGTTCCTGGTGGAGGCGGACGCGGCACTCGGGGCGAAGGGGGTGCTGGCGTCGTGCGTGGCGATGATGGAGGAGGAGAAGTACTCGCCGAAGTTCCTGAGCTGGGTGCGGACTGTGGTCGATGCGGCGAGCTTCAGCGCGTACGAAACCATGGTGGTCCCCGGCCTGCTGCAAACTCCCGCGTACGCGCGGGCGCTGTACGAAGTCCGAGTGCCGACGTACGAGCCGGAGGAGACCGACCGATACGTCGAGGCACGGCTGGAGTTGCAAGCCATGCTGGATCGCAAGCCAAGGCCGACGATCAGTTACGTGGTCGAGGAGTCGGCGTTCCTCCGGCCGATCGGCGGTGAGGCGGTCCTCAAGGAACAGCTGCGACACCTCATTGAGTCGGTCCGTGCCAGAAACCACCTCACGGTCCAGGTGATGCCGACCCAGCGGTCCGTACACGCGGGCCTGCACGGCCCGTTGCAGCTCCTGAGCACCCTGGAGGGTCGGAATCTGGGGTTGGCCGAGGGACATGGCGGAGATACCTTGATCTCGAAGCCCGAAGAGGTGAACAGGCTCATCGATCTCTTCGGCGTACTGCGTGCCCAGGCCCTCACCCCCTGGGATTCCGTAGACCTGATCGAGAGAATGGCGGCGAAGCTATGA
- a CDS encoding DUF397 domain-containing protein — MTPGLVWFKSSYSTNEGGSCIEIAYDWRTSSYSNNEGGECVEVAACPHTVHVRDSKVPGGPVLDVAPGAWAAFVSTTAAPPAAR; from the coding sequence ATGACCCCGGGCCTGGTCTGGTTCAAGAGCAGCTACAGCACCAACGAGGGCGGAAGCTGCATCGAGATCGCCTACGACTGGCGCACCTCCAGCTACAGCAACAACGAGGGCGGCGAGTGCGTCGAGGTCGCCGCCTGTCCCCACACCGTCCACGTCCGCGACTCCAAGGTGCCCGGCGGCCCCGTGCTCGACGTGGCCCCGGGCGCCTGGGCCGCGTTCGTCTCCACGACCGCCGCCCCGCCCGCGGCACGGTAG
- a CDS encoding DUF4287 domain-containing protein, giving the protein MTTQSSSAVKGPASYFPSIEKKYGRPVAQWKELIRSSPLTKHMELVSWLKTEHGLGHGHANALVAHTLAESGAA; this is encoded by the coding sequence ATGACCACGCAGAGCAGCAGCGCCGTGAAGGGCCCCGCCAGCTACTTCCCCTCGATCGAGAAGAAGTACGGCCGCCCGGTGGCGCAATGGAAGGAGCTCATCCGCTCGTCCCCGCTGACCAAGCACATGGAACTCGTCTCCTGGCTCAAGACCGAGCACGGTCTGGGCCACGGCCACGCCAACGCCCTCGTCGCGCATACCCTCGCCGAGAGCGGGGCTGCGTAG